The DNA segment TGCCACAGACACATTTTTTAACATTCTCTGCAGGCTGCCCCCAAAAAGCAAAAAACCGCGCCGTCCCTGAGAGGGAGACGGCGCGGCGCCTAATTGAGGGGCGTGATGGTCGCACGCCCTTCAAGATGACCGGCTATCGGGCCGGTCAGCCATTCCGCTTTTCGATCTCGCGATCTGAAGCCTCAGGCCACCTTCTTGTCGAAGAATTGTTCGTCTTCGGTCGAACCCTTGAGGGCGGTCGTGGACGACTGGCCGCCTTCGATGGTCTGGGTCACGGCGTCGAAGTAACCCGTGCCGACTTCGCGCTGGTGTTTGACGGCGGTGAAACCCTTCTCGGCGGCCGTGAACTCATTTTCCTGCAGTTCGACGAATGCGCTCATATGGTTGCGGGCATAGCCGTAGGCCAGGTTGAACATCGAGTAGTTCAGCGAGTGGAAGCCGGCCAGCGTGATGAACTGGAACTTGTAGCCCATGGCGCCCAGTTCCTTCTGGAACTTGGCGATGGTGGCATCGTCAAGGTTCTTCTTCCAGTTGAACGACGGCGAGCAGTTGTAGGCCAGCATCTTGCCCGGGAACTTGGCGTGAACAGCTTCGGCAAATTTCTTGGCGAATTCCAGGTCAGGCTTGCCGGTTTCGCACCACACCAGGTCGGCCACTTCGGCGTAGGCCAGAGCACGGGAGATCGATTGCTCGATGCCCGGCTTGACGCGGTAGAAGCCTTCCACCGTGCGCTCGCCGGTGCAGAACGGGCGATCGCGCTCGTCCACGTCGGAGGTCAGCAAATCGGCGGCTTCGGCGTCGGTACGGGCGATCACCAGGGTCGGCACGCCGGACACGTCGGCGGCCAGACGCGCGGCGGTCAGCTTGGCAACGGCTTCACGCGTCGGCACCAGCACCTTGCCTCCCATGTGGCCGCACTTCTTGACCGAAGCCAGCTGGTCTTCGAAGTGAACGCCGGCTGCGCCTGCGTCGATCATCGACTTCATCAGTTCGAAGGCATTGAGCACACCGCCGAAACCGGCTTCGGCGTCAGCCACGATCGGCGCGAAGAAATCGGTATCGCCCTTGCCTTCGCTCCATTGGATCTGGTCGGCGCGCTGGAAGGTGTTGTTGATGCGGCGCACCACTTGCGGCACCGAGTTGGCCGGGTACAGCGACTGGTCGGGGTACATTTCGCCGGCCAGGTTGGCGTCGCCCGCGACTTGCCAGCCCGACAGGTAGATGGCCTTGAGGCCAGCCTTGACCTGTTGCATGGCCTGGTTGCCGGTCAGCGCGCCCAGCGTGTTGACGAACGGCTCGGTGTTCAGCAGGTGCCACAGCTTCTCCGCGCCGCGGCGGGCCAAGGTGTGCTCGATTTGCACGGAGCCGCGCAGGCGCACGACATCGTCGGCGGTGTAGTGACGCGCGACGCCCTTCCAGCGGGGATTGGTATCCCACTCTTTTTGCAGGTTCCTTGCTTCGGTTTCGCGGGACATTTCACTCTCCTGGTGTGTAAAGCGGGGATGGCACTGGATACTTGCGACAGGCTTGGCGGACCGTGGCGCCGACTTGCCGGCAGGGGCGCTTTCGGGGGTGTTTCGGCGGCGCTGACCTGCTGGCCTCGCCACCCCTGTTTTTTGCCGCTCAGGTTATGTGTCTTATATAAGAGTGTAGAAAAACACACCGCATCGCAACAGCTCCGAATGCGGTCCTTGATTAGTTTTTTTATCTTTTATAATCAAATATTTACAAGTTATTTTCCACGATGTGGCAGGCAGTCTTCCATCATGAGAAATGCCCGTTGTGCCACGCATCACCATTTTTTGCCGCGCAAAACATCCTTCCGCATTATGGAATTTCGGAATTTGGCGCCATCCGTGCCTGGCGCAATGCCAGCGGCTCCGGGCCACCATCGATATGGCCGGCCAGGTCACGCACCATCGCGGCCATGCCGGCTGGGTCCGCCAGCGGTAGCCAGTGCCGCGCGCCGACCTCCCGGCGCCACCAGCGCCCCACCCAGCGCGACAGATCCTCGGACAGCGCCGGCCTGACGTAGCGATCCAGCAGCGGCACGATCACCTGCACCGGCGCGTGCGCGTGGCGCTCGCCCGGTGAAAGCAGGCGCGGCAGCATATTGGCGCGGTACAGCGCCAACCCGTGACGGCCATCCGCGGCCTGGGTGGGATTGGGATCCGCCTCGATGCCCTCGGTTTGCCTCAGGTAAAGCGGCCAGGCGCGGCCCATCCAGAGCCGCCAGCTTAACTCGGGCAGCCACGGCAGGTGGAAGATATAGATGTACCAGGACGAGGCCATTTGCCGCAGCGAGCGCGAAAGCGCCGTGAACGACAGGCGCCGGTTTCCCCGCATCCAGTGGCCGACATGGTCCAGGCAAGGCCCGGAGCACGACGTATAAGAAGCGATGCGGCCACGCAGGCGCGGCTCGGTGACAAACTCCCAGCACTGGATCGCGCCCCAGTCATGGCCGACCAGGTGGACTGGGGCATTGGGAGAAACGGCGTCGATCACCGCGCTGAAATCTTCCGTCAGCCGCTCCAGGCGATAGGCCGCCACGCCCTTGGGCGCCGAAGAACCGCCGGCACCGCGCACATCGTAGGCCACGACGTAATAGTCGTTGGCCAGCAGAGGCGCCACGCCATGCCAGACCGCGCTGTTGTCCGGATAGCCGTGCACCAGCACCATGGCCGGGTGCGCGGGATCGCCCCAGGTCTTGACGGCAAGCCGCACACCGCCGGACTGGACAAATCGCTGGTTGGGAAGGGAATGGGGAGCGTGCATGCTTGACCATGACATCGGACGATGGAATGGTTGCCGATGCTACGCCAAGACCGGCCGCGCGGCGAGCGCACGGCATGGCGTTTCAAACGAGAGCGGGCTAGCGGGCGCGCCGGTAGGCCACCCAGTCTCCGGATGCAATGCGCGGCAGGCCCGCGACCGCGTCCTCGCCCACCGGGTAAAGCAGGCAGCTGACGGCTTGATCGCCAACCGCCACCATGCGTTCCTCGCGCACGAACAACGAGGCTTGCCCCGGATAGACCTCCTCGATCTCGTCGAGCACAGGTACCAGCGCGGCATCGACCTCGTACAAGTCGCCGGCCACGCCGGGCGCGGCGGCGTCCAGCACCAGCCCGGGATACGTGCCGAAGTCATAGAGCCGCCCCGCCACGGTCGCGCAGCCGATCAGGCGCGGCGCGGCAATGCCGTGCTTGCGCGCGGCCGCGTTAAGATCGTTGACCTCGCCCGCGCGCAGCGTGCCATAGACAAAGACCACCGGCATGCTCAGCCCTCCAGCCTGGTGTCCGCCACCAGCACGCCATCGGCGTCAGCATAGATCCAGTTGCCGGGCCGCACCACGGCGCCGGGCATTTGCACCGTGACCTCGCGCTCGCCCACATTGCGCTTCTGGCTCTTTTGCGGATGCAGGGCCAGGGCGCGCACGCCGATGTCGCACACCGCAAGCTCGCCGCTGTCACGCACGCAGCCATTGACGAGGATGCCGACCCAGCCGTTCTTCTCGGCCAGCACGCCGAGGTTGCCGCCCACCAGCGCGCAGCGCAGCGAGCCGCCGCCATCGACCACCAGCACGCGGCCGTTGCCCGGCGATTCGACCGTCTCGCGCACCAGCGAGTTGTCCTCGAACACCTTGAGCGTGGCCGCCGGGCCAGAGAACGCGGCGCGCTTGCCAAAATGCTGGAATACCGGCGACAGCACACGCAGCGAGCCGTCGGCCAGGCGCGCCTCATTGGCGTCGCACAGGTCAGTGGTAGCAAAGCTCATGAAGGACTCCCGAATCGGAAAAGTGGAAATTGGATGCGGTGCGAATGCGTGCGTCAGTTCGTGTCAGCCGGCGGCCGCCCGCTTGGCCGCCGGCTTGGCCCCCACCGCGCGGCGGGAACGGTTGCCATTGCCAACCGTGACTGCGGTGAAGATCGCCAGCATCTGGAAAGCGCCGATCATGAAGAACACCCAGCTCGGCCAGTGCGCATCCATCAGCATGCCGAAGAACAAAGGCCCGCTGGCCAGGCCGATATCGAGGCCGGAGTAGACCACGCCATAAACCCGGCCCGTGGCGCCGGCAGGCGCTGCCGCACGCACCAGCAGGTCGCGCGAAGGCCCGGCAGTGCCCGCGCCAAAGCCGATCACGCCCATCAGCACCGGCACCATCACGGCCGGCAGTACGCCCACCCCCACCACGATCGCGACCAAGCCCGACAGCGTGAAGCTCATCGCGATCAGGCGGTCGTGGTTGCTGGTGCGTGCCGCGGCAAAGCCACCCACGATCATGCCGCCCGCGCTGCACAACATATAGACGGTGTACGACGCCGTGGCGAGCGTCAGCGGCATGCCGTAGAGCTGGGTCAGCGCGGTCGGCGCGAAGCTCTGGATGCCGGAAAACGAAAAGGTGGTGACGAGGAAGAAGGCCCAGCAGATCCACACTTGCGGCAACTTCAGGAACGCCAGCATGCTGCCGCCCGCCTTGGCTGCCGGTGCGCCCGCCCTGGTCGCCGCACCGGCGCCGGCGCGGGGATCCAGCACATGCCGAAAGGCCAGCAGCACAACCAGCACGCCAAAGGCCACCGCCGAGGCGCTGGCGAGCGCGGTGCGCCAGCTGCCGAGCTCGGCAATGGTCAGCAGGAAAATCGGCGCCGCGGCCCAGCCGAGGTTGCCCGAGATGCCATGCACCGAGAACGCATGTCCCAGCCGCGGCTGGGAAACATGCTTGTTGAGCAAGGTGAAATCGGCGGGATGGAACACGCCGTTGCCAATCCCCGCCACGCCCGCGCCAAGCAGCAGCATCGCATAGCTCGGGCTGATCGACAGCAGCAAGGCCGCCGCGCCCAGCAGCCCGATGCCGCCGAACAGCACCGGCGTCGCGCCAAAACGGTCCACCACGAAGCCCGACGCGGTCTGCACCACGGCCGACACGGCAAAGAACACCGTCATCAGCAAGCCCAGCTCCGCATAGCTCAGGCCGAACTCGGCCTTGATCCACGGGAACAGAGGCGCCAGCAGCAGGTGAAAGAAGTGGGAAACGCCGTGGGCCAGGCCGACCAGGCCGATGACCTGGGCGTCGTGGCGCAGCGGATTGCGAACGGGATCGAGGGTGGCGGCAGTCATCGGGCGGCTATCTGGCTGGGCTTGGCATGGCGCGCCGGCCATGCTGCCAGGCTCAAGAGGCGCGCTGCGAATACCGCATCATAGAGTAAAACCACCCGTGGCAGGGGTGCCCTGCGCGTTACATCTGTTTAAACAGATAGGCGTACTGACGCGCCACCGGCAAGGTCTCGGAGCGATTGCGCAGCTTGAGCGCGAGCCGCCCCAGCGACTGGTTCACGGCACTGGCCACGCAGTCGATATTGACCACCGTGCCGCGATGGATCTGCCAGAAGCGCTCGGGGTCCAGCTGCTGCGACAGCTCGCGCAGGCTGGTGCGGATCAACGCCTCGCCGCTGGCGGACACCACGTTGACGTACTTGTCCGTCGCCTCCAGGTAGATCACCTCATCCACCGGAATGATGCGGATCTCCTGGCCGACCAGCGCCTTGATAAAGCGCAGGTAGCCATGTTGCGGCGCGCCCGCCAGCGCATGCTGCCCGGGCCCGCCGCCTGGCTCCATGGTCTCCAGGCGCGCCAGCAGCTGCGCCAGGCGATCGGTATCGAGGGCGGCGCCGCCCTCCTCGCTGGCCTGCGCCTGGGCCGCCAGCCTCGCCTTGAGGCGGTGCACCGTGGCCTCAAGCCGCTCGGGCTGCACCGGCTTGAGCACGTAATCGACCGCCTCGCGCTCGAAGGCTTCCAGCGCGAACTGGTCGTATGCCGTGACGAACACCACCAGCGGCGGCGGATCGAACTCCATCAGCTCGCGCGCCACGTCCATGCCGCTCATGCCTGGCATGCGGATATCGAGAAACGCGACCTGGGGCTGGTGCTGGCGGGCCGCCTCCAGCGCGGACACGCCGTCATGGACCACGCTGACGATCTGCGCCTCGGGCCAGAGGCTGGACAATTCGGCATGCAAGGCGCGCGCGAGCAGCGGCTCGTCGTCGGCGATCAACAGGGTCGGGGCCATGGAAACGGTAGTAAGGGGCGGATGGGTCGATGCAGTCTAAGCAGTCGAAGAAGTCGAAGCGGCTAAGCAGCGAGGTGCGTCAAGAATGGGAAATGCCTTGCGTGGCAGCGCTCACAGGGGGGATGGCGCGCGCGCCGGCAGCCTTGCCCGCGGGCACCGGCACGGAGGCGTGGGCGGCGGCAGGCGCCGCCGTGCGCACAACGGGTAACGTCAGCCGGACGATCACGCCGCGTGGCGTGTTTTCTTCCATCTGCATGCTGGCCGCCGCCCCGAAAATCCGCGCCAGCCGCTCGCGCACATGGGTCAGCCCGAGGCCGGAGCCCTTGGTCACGGCATGTCCGAAGCCTACCCCGCTGTCGGTGATGACAACCTGCACCGCGTTGTCACCCTGCGCCCGGGCCGACAGCACGATCCTGCCGCCATGCATGCACGGTTCGATGCCGTGGCTGACCGCGTTCTCCACCAGCGGCTGGATCAGCATGGGCGGGATCTCCACCTCCGCCAGTTCGGGCGGAAGCTCGATCTCATAGGCCAGGCGCGTGCCGAAACGCAGCGCCTGGATGTCC comes from the Cupriavidus basilensis genome and includes:
- the aceA gene encoding isocitrate lyase gives rise to the protein MSRETEARNLQKEWDTNPRWKGVARHYTADDVVRLRGSVQIEHTLARRGAEKLWHLLNTEPFVNTLGALTGNQAMQQVKAGLKAIYLSGWQVAGDANLAGEMYPDQSLYPANSVPQVVRRINNTFQRADQIQWSEGKGDTDFFAPIVADAEAGFGGVLNAFELMKSMIDAGAAGVHFEDQLASVKKCGHMGGKVLVPTREAVAKLTAARLAADVSGVPTLVIARTDAEAADLLTSDVDERDRPFCTGERTVEGFYRVKPGIEQSISRALAYAEVADLVWCETGKPDLEFAKKFAEAVHAKFPGKMLAYNCSPSFNWKKNLDDATIAKFQKELGAMGYKFQFITLAGFHSLNYSMFNLAYGYARNHMSAFVELQENEFTAAEKGFTAVKHQREVGTGYFDAVTQTIEGGQSSTTALKGSTEDEQFFDKKVA
- a CDS encoding alpha/beta fold hydrolase — translated: MHAPHSLPNQRFVQSGGVRLAVKTWGDPAHPAMVLVHGYPDNSAVWHGVAPLLANDYYVVAYDVRGAGGSSAPKGVAAYRLERLTEDFSAVIDAVSPNAPVHLVGHDWGAIQCWEFVTEPRLRGRIASYTSCSGPCLDHVGHWMRGNRRLSFTALSRSLRQMASSWYIYIFHLPWLPELSWRLWMGRAWPLYLRQTEGIEADPNPTQAADGRHGLALYRANMLPRLLSPGERHAHAPVQVIVPLLDRYVRPALSEDLSRWVGRWWRREVGARHWLPLADPAGMAAMVRDLAGHIDGGPEPLALRQARMAPNSEIP
- a CDS encoding gamma-glutamylcyclotransferase family protein; protein product: MPVVFVYGTLRAGEVNDLNAAARKHGIAAPRLIGCATVAGRLYDFGTYPGLVLDAAAPGVAGDLYEVDAALVPVLDEIEEVYPGQASLFVREERMVAVGDQAVSCLLYPVGEDAVAGLPRIASGDWVAYRRAR
- the rraA gene encoding ribonuclease E activity regulator RraA, producing MSFATTDLCDANEARLADGSLRVLSPVFQHFGKRAAFSGPAATLKVFEDNSLVRETVESPGNGRVLVVDGGGSLRCALVGGNLGVLAEKNGWVGILVNGCVRDSGELAVCDIGVRALALHPQKSQKRNVGEREVTVQMPGAVVRPGNWIYADADGVLVADTRLEG
- a CDS encoding MFS transporter; translation: MTAATLDPVRNPLRHDAQVIGLVGLAHGVSHFFHLLLAPLFPWIKAEFGLSYAELGLLMTVFFAVSAVVQTASGFVVDRFGATPVLFGGIGLLGAAALLLSISPSYAMLLLGAGVAGIGNGVFHPADFTLLNKHVSQPRLGHAFSVHGISGNLGWAAAPIFLLTIAELGSWRTALASASAVAFGVLVVLLAFRHVLDPRAGAGAATRAGAPAAKAGGSMLAFLKLPQVWICWAFFLVTTFSFSGIQSFAPTALTQLYGMPLTLATASYTVYMLCSAGGMIVGGFAAARTSNHDRLIAMSFTLSGLVAIVVGVGVLPAVMVPVLMGVIGFGAGTAGPSRDLLVRAAAPAGATGRVYGVVYSGLDIGLASGPLFFGMLMDAHWPSWVFFMIGAFQMLAIFTAVTVGNGNRSRRAVGAKPAAKRAAAG
- a CDS encoding LytR/AlgR family response regulator transcription factor is translated as MAPTLLIADDEPLLARALHAELSSLWPEAQIVSVVHDGVSALEAARQHQPQVAFLDIRMPGMSGMDVARELMEFDPPPLVVFVTAYDQFALEAFEREAVDYVLKPVQPERLEATVHRLKARLAAQAQASEEGGAALDTDRLAQLLARLETMEPGGGPGQHALAGAPQHGYLRFIKALVGQEIRIIPVDEVIYLEATDKYVNVVSASGEALIRTSLRELSQQLDPERFWQIHRGTVVNIDCVASAVNQSLGRLALKLRNRSETLPVARQYAYLFKQM